A stretch of the Panicum virgatum strain AP13 chromosome 9N, P.virgatum_v5, whole genome shotgun sequence genome encodes the following:
- the LOC120691296 gene encoding arginine biosynthesis bifunctional protein ArgJ, chloroplastic, producing the protein MPPPSLLLLHSRAPLQPRPFRMNSRGAPSRVVVCSAASAEGFISAAPILLPEGPWKQVEGGVTAAKGFKAAGIYGGLRAKGEKPDLALVACDVDATVAGAFTTNVVAAAPVLYCKNVLNTSKTGRAVLINAGQANAATGDLGYQDAVDSAHAVAKLLNVSTDDILIQSTGVIGQRIKKEALLNSLPRLVGSLSSSVQGANSAAVAITTTDLVSKSIAVQTEIGGVAIRIGGMAKGSGMIHPNMATMLGVLTTDAQVSSDVWREMVRTSVSRSFNQITVDGDTSTNDCVIAMASGLSGLSGILSLDSTEAQQFQACLDAVMQGLAKSIAWDGEGATCLIEVTVSGANNEAEAAKIARSVASSSLVKAAVFGRDPNWGRIACSVGYSGIQFDANRLDISLGAIPLMKNGQPLPFDRSAASKYLKDAGDVHGTVNIDISVGSGGGNGKAWGCDLSYKYVEINAEYTT; encoded by the exons ATGCCGCCCCCGTCCCTCTTGCTCCTCCACTCCCGCGCCCCGCTTCAGCCCCGCCCATTCCGGATGAACTCCCGGGGAGCTCCGAGCAGGGTAGTCGTCTGCTCCGCCGCGTCCGCCGAGGGGTTCATCTCCGCGGCTCCGATCCTTCTCCCAGAGGGTCCCTGGAAGCAG GTAGAAGGTGGCGTTACTGCCGCGAAGGGGTTCAAGGCGGCGGGCATCTACGGTGGGCTGCGCGCCAAGGGCGAGAAGCCCGACTTGGCATTGGTCGCCTGCGACGTCGACGCCACCGTAGCAG GAGCTTTTACTACAAACGTAGTTGCTGCCGCACCTGTTTTGTATTGTAAGAACGTCCTCAATACATCGAAAACA GGTCGTGCTGTGTTAATTAATGCTGGACAAGCAAATGCTGCAACT GGTGATCTTGGCTATCAGGATGCAGTTGATAGTGCACATGCTGTTGCCAAG CTTCTCAATGTGAGCACAGATGACATACTGATTCAGTCTACTGGTGTCATTGGTCAAAGAATAAAGAAG GAGGCACTTCTAAATTCACTGCCTAGACTTGTGGGTTCACTGTCTTCTTCAGTTCAGGG CGCGAATTCTGCTGCTGTGGCCATTACAACTACAGACCTTGTTAGCAAGAGCATTGCTGTCCAGACTGAG ATTGGAGGAGTGGCTATCAGAATAGGAGGAATGGCTAAAGGTTCTGGAATGATTCACCCAAACATGGCAACTATGCTCGGT GTTTTAACCACTGATGCTCAAGTCAGCAGTGATGTCTGGAGAGAAATGGTCCGAACCTCAGTTAGTAGAAGTTTCAACCAAATTACT GTGGATGGTGATACAAGTACCAATGACTGTGTTATTGCTATGGCAAGTGGGTTATCTGGTTTATCTGGAATTCTCAGTCTTGACAGCACTGAGGCCCAACAGTTCCAAGCATGCCTAGATGCA GTAATGCAAGGTCTTGCGAAATCCATTGCATGGGATGGTGAGGGTGCAACGTGCTTAATTGAG GTTACTGTAAGTGGTGCGAACAATGAGGCAGAAGCTGCTAAAATTGCTCGTTCAGTAGCATCTTCTTCTCTGGTTAAA GCCGCTGTGTTTGGAAGAGATCCGAATTGGGGACGTATTGCTTGCTCAGTTGGCTATTCAGGCATTCAGTTTGATGCAAATCGACTTGATATTTCTCTGGGAGCTATTCCACTAATGAAAAATGGTCAACCACTACCCTTTGACAG ATCTGCAGCTAGCAAGTATCTCAAAGATGCTGGAGATGTCCATGGTACAGTGAACATTGATATATCAGTTG GAAGTGGAGGAGGAAATGGAAAGGCATGGGGCTGTGATCTGAGCTACAAATACGTTGAAATAAATGCTGAATATACAACGTGA